A single genomic interval of Dromiciops gliroides isolate mDroGli1 chromosome 1, mDroGli1.pri, whole genome shotgun sequence harbors:
- the LOC122735643 gene encoding calmodulin-1-like, translating to MADQLTEEQIAEFKEAFSLFDKDGDGTITTKELGTVMRSLGQNPTEAELQDMINEVDADGNGTIDFPEFLTMMARKMKDTDSKEEIREAFRVFDQDGNGYISAADLRHVMTNLGEKLTDEEVDEMIQEADIDGDGQVNYEEFVQMMTAK from the coding sequence ATGGCTGACCAGCTGACCGAGGAGCAGATTGCAGAGTTCAAGGAGGCCTTTTCCCTGTTTGATAAGGATGGAGATGGGACCATCACCACCAAGGAGTTGGGTACAGTGATGCGATCCCTGGGTCAGAACCCAACGGAGGCTGAGCTCCAAGATATGATCAATGAGGTGGATGCAGATGGAAATGGAACCATTGACTTCCCTGAATTCCTGACCATGATGGCAAGGAAAATGAAGGACACAGACAGCAAGGAAGAGATCCGAGAGGCGTTCCGCGTTTTTGACCAGGATGGGAACGGCTATATCAGTGCTGCGGACCTTCGTCATGTGATGACCAACCTCGGGGAGAAGCTGACCGACGAGGAGGTGGACGAGATGATCCAAGAAGCGGACATAGATGGCGATGGCCAAGTTAACTATGAAGAGTTTGTACAGATGATGACAGCGAAGTGA